Part of the Tenacibaculum sp. SZ-18 genome, TTCATGATTGATCGCACTTAGCATTTTTTGTGCAAGTTCTTCGGCTTTTTCACCTTTATTTCCCGTAGGTAAAGCTTCATTTTTAGAAAAGAAGATTACCAGAAAAGTGATAACTAGTAATACAACTAGAACTCCTATTATTTTGAAAAATTTTCTCATATTTTTAATTTAATTAAGGATTAATTGTTTTATTCCTTTTGAAAGTTTTGATGCAGCTTCAGGATAATTTCTAAACCAAAGTTCTGGTTCGATTAATTCTAATTCTGCTATGGCTAATTTATTATTATTATCAGTAAAAATATCAACTCTTGCATACATTGGTTTTTCTAAACAAGCATTTATAGCTTTTTCTGCAAAGGCAATTTCTTCATCTGTTGGTTTATAATCATGTACTGTTCCTCCAAAATCGTCTTGAACTCTAAAGTCACCTGGTTTAGCAACTTTTAAAACAGCATGAGTAAACTCACCATTCATGATCATTAATGAAATTTCTCCTTTTTCTACTATATTGTATTGAAATGGTTGTAGGATATAAGCTTCCTTTGTTATTAATTCTTTAAATAATGCTTCGTGTTCTTGAAGATTTTCTGGTGTGATTTTATAAGTATGTCTTCCGCCACCAGAAATATAAGGTTTTAAAACAAAGTTTGTTAAATTGTATTTTTCAGATGATTCTTCCAAACTGGTATTTTCTCCTTTTTCTACAAAATACGATTCACAAATATGAACTCCATCATTTTGTAAATCGAGTAAATAATGTTTGTCTAAATTCCAACGAATAATAGCTTCAGAGTTAATCAAAGTAGTCAATTTTCTCACTTTTTCTAACCAAGTTGAAAACTCTTCAAAACGATCGAAGTAATCCCAAGTAGTTCTAAACAAAATATATTTTGTAGAACTCCAATCAAAATCGCAATCATCCCAAGATAAACGTATAACCTTTAGGCCGTCTTTCTCTAGACCTTTTTTTACTAAATCATCTTCTAATAAGACATTTGAAATGTAATTATCAATTTTGGTTGGATTT contains:
- a CDS encoding ATP-grasp domain-containing protein, giving the protein MKKYDVVILTERRYVNPTKIDNYISNVLLEDDLVKKGLEKDGLKVIRLSWDDCDFDWSSTKYILFRTTWDYFDRFEEFSTWLEKVRKLTTLINSEAIIRWNLDKHYLLDLQNDGVHICESYFVEKGENTSLEESSEKYNLTNFVLKPYISGGGRHTYKITPENLQEHEALFKELITKEAYILQPFQYNIVEKGEISLMIMNGEFTHAVLKVAKPGDFRVQDDFGGTVHDYKPTDEEIAFAEKAINACLEKPMYARVDIFTDNNNKLAIAELELIEPELWFRNYPEAASKLSKGIKQLILN